The window GAGATGGTACGACAGTCACTGCAGCCGACCCGTCGGCGAGTTCTCGCCTCCGGGGCGGCTGTCTCCGCGGCGGCCATCGCAGGGTGCATCGGTGAGGATGGTGGCGACGGCGACGGGAACGGCGACGACGTTGCCGACATTAGCGAATTCCAGTACGATAGGGAAGAGCCGGACGACGGGGACCGGAGCGACTCCCTCGAGTTCCTCCAGCCGGCGGAACGGGACGAGGACTTCGACCCGGTCATCTCCTTCGACTCCTACAGCATGCAGGTCGCGAACCTCGTGTTCGACGGCCTCTACGAGTGGGACGACCAGCTAGAACTCGAGCCGAAGATCGCCGACGGGATGCCCGAAGAGGAAGACGACGGCGAGACGTACATCTTCGAGATCCAGGAGGGTATCGAGTTCCACAACGGCGACGAGGTGACTGCCTCAGACGTCGCACACTCCTTTACGGCTCCGGTGGAGGAGGAGACCCAGAACGCGGCGACCTACGGGATGATCGAGTCGGCCGAGGCGATCGACGACTACTCGCTCGAGGTCAACCTCGAGTTCCCGTACGGGCCGTTCACGCTGTCGACGATGGCCGTCCCGGTCGTTCCGGAAGAGGTCCGCACGGAGGACCGCGAGGCGTTCAACACGGATCCGATCGGGTCCGGGCCGTTCCAGTTCGCGGATTTCCAGGCCGGCGAGTACGTCGAACTCGAGCGGTGGGACGATTACTGGGACGATCCGCAGCCGTACGTCTCGGAGATCCGGTTCGAGGCCGCACCGGACGACGCGAACCGTATCGCGCAGGTACTGGCGGGGGACACCGACGTCATCGACACCGTTCCCGCGACGGAGTGGGACGAAGTCGAGGGCGCGGACGGCGTCCGGATCCACGGAAGCCGCAGTCCGTCGTACATGTACCTCGCGTTCAACTGCAACGAGGGCGAAACGACCGATCCCGACGTCCGGCGTGCGGTCGGCCACTCGTTCTCGATGCGGGAGTTCGTCAACGAGCACCTCGGTCCGGCAGCCGAGCCGCTCGAGAGTCCGGTTCCGCCGATCACGAACGAATCGGGGAACTGGGACTTCCCGATGGACGAGTGGGAGGGAATGATGCCCGAGTACGACCCCGATCAGGCCGAGCAACTGCTCGCGGACGCGGGCGTCCCCGACGACTGGGAGCCACGGATCATCGCGCCGGAAGGCGGTCCGCGGGAGGCCCTGGCCGAGCGCATCGGGTCGCGCCTGACCGAGATCGGCTACGGTGCCGACGTCCAGGGGATGTCGTTCGCGACGCTGGTCGACACGTACAACACCGGGAACGTCGACGACTACGAGATGTACCTGCTGGGCTGGACCGGCGGTCCGGACCCCGACGTCTACTACTACAACCTGTTCCACGAGAGCCAGGCCGGTGTCGGCCAGGGCCACTTCTACGAGGGACAGGGCGAGTTCCACGACAACATCCTGAACGCCCGCGAGAGCGCCGATCAGGAGGAACGACGGGAGTTGTACATCAGCGTTACAGAAGAAATCCTCGAGTACATGCCCGTCCTCCCGGCATATTCCGAGCACAACACGATGGCCGCACGGGAAGAGGTCAAGGACCTCCACGCGCACCCGTCGGTCAGCTACAACCCGCGAATCGTCTCCGACTACCAGAACACCTGGATCGACGAGTAGGGTCGACGGTGCCGGGGATCGACCCCTGACCGACTCGGCTCTCTCGAGGACACTTCGATATGAACCCGACAAACGGCACCGCCCCTCGAAGATAGGCAGGTGGTTTCAAACCATGGGACTCCTTCGCTACACGACGTACCGGTTCGCTCAGGCGATTCCCGTCCTGATCGGCATCTCCATCCTGACGTTCGTTCTGGCGAATCTGACGCCAGGGGATCCGGTCAGGCTCATGTTACAGGGCGTCGAGGCCGACCAGGAAATGATCGAGCAGATCGAGGCCCAGTACGGGCTCGACAGGCCGCTGTACGAGCGATACCTCGACTACATGGCCGGCCTGGTCCAGGGCGATATGGGTCACAGCTTCCACCGGAATCGATCGGTTTCGCAACTGATCGCCAGCCGGATCGGGCCGACGCTGTTGCTGGTCCTGTCGGCGTACGCGTTCGCCCTCGTCACGTCGATTCCGCTCGGGATCATCGCGGCCAAGCGGCGCAACGAACCGTTCGATCACGTCTCGAGGATCATCGCCCTGATCGGGGTGAGCACCCCCTCGTTCTGGATCGGGATCATGTTGATCCTGATCTTCGCGGTCCAGCTCGGCTGGCTCCCCTCGGCGGGGCTCGTCTACCCCTGGTGGTCGCCCGAAACGTACGGCCACGACGGCTACGTCGAGCACTTCGTCGAGACGATACGCCACCTGCTGTTGCCGATGATCGCGCTGGGAACGCTGCAGATGGCGACGCTGATGCGCGTCGAGCGGACCCAGATGATCGAGTCGCTGCAGGGCGAGTACGTCAAACTCGCTCGAGCATACGGGGTGCCTGAACGGACCATCCTCCGGAAACACGCGTTCCAGGTCGCACAGTTGCCGATCATCACGATCGTCGGTCTGAACCTGTCGACGGCGCTGGGCGGGGCCGTCCTCACCGAGTTCGTCTTCAACATCAACGGGCTGGGACGGCTGTTCTACGACGCGATCGTCCAGTTAGATTACCAGGTCATCATGGGGATCACGATGATCATCGCGACGATGTTCGTGATCGGCGTCATCATCACCGACATTGCGTACGCGTACATCGATCCGCGCGTCACCTACGGGGAGGCCGAGTAACGATGGCGGTCGGAGAAACCCAGGTCGAGAGCGGGGCCGAACCGGCCACCAAGGAGACCGAGACCGGCTGGCGAAACACCTTGCGGAAGATCAAGCGGGACACGACCGCGCGATGGGGATTGTACGTCATCACGATCGTGCTTGCCATCACGGCGTACACGCTCATCGACGGGAACCTCTCGCGGCTCACGTTCGGGGCCGTCTCGGATTTCACGATGGCGGAGACGCTCCCGATCTTCGAACACCCCGAGCGGCTGCCGCCGCCGGGCGAGGCGGAGACGAACCTGCCGCCCGCCTTCCACGCCGACGGAACGATGTCGCACCCGCTTGGCACCGATCCCAACGGCCGGGACTACTTCACCCGGATCGTCTACGGGGCCCAGGTGTCGGTCAGCGTCGGCATCGCGGCGACGTTCCTCGGACTGCTCGGCGGGACGATCATCGGTGCCGTCGCCGGCTACTACGGCGGCTGGGTCGACGACGTCCTGATGCGGGCGATCGAGACCGTCTACGCCATCCCGCCGCTGATCCTCATCATCGTGTTCACGGTGTTCGTCAGCGGCGGCAGTCCCGACGTCATGTACGCCATCGTCGGCGTCGGGCTCGCGTTCATCCCGGTGTTCGCCCGGATCATCCGCAGCGAGGTACTGTCGGTCCGCGAGATGGACTACATCGAGGCCGCTCGAGCGGCAGGAGTGAAAGACCGCGACATCATCCTGCGTCACGTCATTCCGAACAGCTTCGCGCCGGTGCTAGTCTACGCGACGCTGCAGATCGGCGTGACGATCCTGATCGTGGCCGGCATCTCGTTCCTGGGCTTTGGCGCACAGCCGCCGACGCCCGACTGGGGCGAGATGCTCAACACCTCACACGGCTACATGCACTCGAACGTCTGGCTCTCGATCTGGCCGGGGCTGGCGATCATGATCACCATCATGGGCTTCAACCTGTTCGGCGACGGCCTGCAGGACGCGCTCGACCCACGTATCAACGAGTAAGATGACGATGAGTTCCGAACCACTACTTCGCGTCGAAAACCTCAAGACGCAGTTCTTCACGGACGCCGGTACAGTGCGCGCAGTCGACGGCATCTCCTTCGAGGTCCACGAAGGGGAGATCGTCGGCCTCGTGGGAGAAAGCGGCGCAGGCAAGAGCGTCGCCTCGATGAGCCTGCTCCGACTCGTCGAGAACCCCGGCGAGATCGTCGGCGGAGAGGTCACCTACAAGGGCGAGACCATCTTCGGCCTCGAGGAGGGGCCGGACGGCGAGTTGCGAGAACGCGATGACATGCTCTCGAACGAGGAGATGCGCGACCGCATTCGGGGCAACGAGATCGCGGTCATCTTCCAGGACCCGATGGAGTCGCTGAACCCGGTCTTCACCGTCGGCGGCCAGTTGCGGGAGTTCATCGAACTCAACCGCGACCTCTCGCGGGAGGAAGCCCGCGAGGAGGCGGTCGACATGCTCAGGGAGGTGGGGATTCCCGATCCCGAGGAGCGATACGAGGAGTACCCACACCAGTTCTCCGGCGGGATGCGCCAGCGGGTCCTGATCGCGATGGCGCTTGCCTGCGAGCCGAACCTGATCATCGCCGACGAGCCGACGACCGCGCTCGACGTCACCGTCGAGGGACAGATCATCGATCTCGTGGACGACCTCCAGGAGAAGTACGGGACGAGTTTCATCTGGGTTACCCACGACCTGGGTGTGGTCGCAGAGATCTGTGATCGGGTCAACGTGATGTACCTCGGCGAGATCGTCGAGCAGGCACCGATCGACGAACTGTTTTACGACACGAAACACCCCTACACCGACGCCCTGCTGGACTCGATTCCCCGACCCGACCGAACGGTCGGCGAACTCGATCCGATCGAGGGCGTGATGCCGGAGGCGATCAGCCCGCCCTCCGGCTGTCGGTTCCACCCCCGGTGTCCGGACGCCCGGGAGGTCTGCCGGCGCGTCCACCCGGAAAACAGGGTCGTCGACACGACCGAGAGCGCGGAGCCACACCGCGCCGCCTGCGTCAAACATGACGCGTTCGACGTCGGCTACGACGAGAGCCCGCCGCTCGAGAAGGAACCGCAGATGACCTCGGAGCCGGATGCGGATACGGAGGCGGGCGTGACGGGTCCCGGGCCCGGGCCCGGGACCGGACCCGGCTCGAGCAGCGGCGGAGGTGAGGGCAGTGAGTGATACCGCTCAGGATCCCGGCTCCGATCGGGGCCCGGACGGGAACCGCTCCGTGATCGGCTCCGAGATGAGCGGCGAGGACGTCGCTCACGGCGAGACGCTCCTCGAGGTCGATAGCCTGAAGAAGTATTTCAGCCAGGAGTCGGGACTGCTCAGC of the Halobiforma lacisalsi AJ5 genome contains:
- a CDS encoding ABC transporter substrate-binding protein yields the protein MVRQSLQPTRRRVLASGAAVSAAAIAGCIGEDGGDGDGNGDDVADISEFQYDREEPDDGDRSDSLEFLQPAERDEDFDPVISFDSYSMQVANLVFDGLYEWDDQLELEPKIADGMPEEEDDGETYIFEIQEGIEFHNGDEVTASDVAHSFTAPVEEETQNAATYGMIESAEAIDDYSLEVNLEFPYGPFTLSTMAVPVVPEEVRTEDREAFNTDPIGSGPFQFADFQAGEYVELERWDDYWDDPQPYVSEIRFEAAPDDANRIAQVLAGDTDVIDTVPATEWDEVEGADGVRIHGSRSPSYMYLAFNCNEGETTDPDVRRAVGHSFSMREFVNEHLGPAAEPLESPVPPITNESGNWDFPMDEWEGMMPEYDPDQAEQLLADAGVPDDWEPRIIAPEGGPREALAERIGSRLTEIGYGADVQGMSFATLVDTYNTGNVDDYEMYLLGWTGGPDPDVYYYNLFHESQAGVGQGHFYEGQGEFHDNILNARESADQEERRELYISVTEEILEYMPVLPAYSEHNTMAAREEVKDLHAHPSVSYNPRIVSDYQNTWIDE
- a CDS encoding ABC transporter ATP-binding protein; translation: MSSEPLLRVENLKTQFFTDAGTVRAVDGISFEVHEGEIVGLVGESGAGKSVASMSLLRLVENPGEIVGGEVTYKGETIFGLEEGPDGELRERDDMLSNEEMRDRIRGNEIAVIFQDPMESLNPVFTVGGQLREFIELNRDLSREEAREEAVDMLREVGIPDPEERYEEYPHQFSGGMRQRVLIAMALACEPNLIIADEPTTALDVTVEGQIIDLVDDLQEKYGTSFIWVTHDLGVVAEICDRVNVMYLGEIVEQAPIDELFYDTKHPYTDALLDSIPRPDRTVGELDPIEGVMPEAISPPSGCRFHPRCPDAREVCRRVHPENRVVDTTESAEPHRAACVKHDAFDVGYDESPPLEKEPQMTSEPDADTEAGVTGPGPGPGTGPGSSSGGGEGSE
- a CDS encoding ABC transporter permease, yielding MGLLRYTTYRFAQAIPVLIGISILTFVLANLTPGDPVRLMLQGVEADQEMIEQIEAQYGLDRPLYERYLDYMAGLVQGDMGHSFHRNRSVSQLIASRIGPTLLLVLSAYAFALVTSIPLGIIAAKRRNEPFDHVSRIIALIGVSTPSFWIGIMLILIFAVQLGWLPSAGLVYPWWSPETYGHDGYVEHFVETIRHLLLPMIALGTLQMATLMRVERTQMIESLQGEYVKLARAYGVPERTILRKHAFQVAQLPIITIVGLNLSTALGGAVLTEFVFNINGLGRLFYDAIVQLDYQVIMGITMIIATMFVIGVIITDIAYAYIDPRVTYGEAE
- a CDS encoding ABC transporter permease, translating into MAVGETQVESGAEPATKETETGWRNTLRKIKRDTTARWGLYVITIVLAITAYTLIDGNLSRLTFGAVSDFTMAETLPIFEHPERLPPPGEAETNLPPAFHADGTMSHPLGTDPNGRDYFTRIVYGAQVSVSVGIAATFLGLLGGTIIGAVAGYYGGWVDDVLMRAIETVYAIPPLILIIVFTVFVSGGSPDVMYAIVGVGLAFIPVFARIIRSEVLSVREMDYIEAARAAGVKDRDIILRHVIPNSFAPVLVYATLQIGVTILIVAGISFLGFGAQPPTPDWGEMLNTSHGYMHSNVWLSIWPGLAIMITIMGFNLFGDGLQDALDPRINE